Genomic segment of Caproiciproducens sp. NJN-50:
TGAGCGCATAGACAAGGTCTTTCGGATCGACCTCGCGCAGAAAACGCTGGATGGACATGTTGTCCAGGATGACAATATCCTCGAACACGAACATCTTCTGACGGATCTCCTCCGACAGCTCCGCGTTTTTGCGGCCCAGCTCGTCGAAAATCGACTTTTCGTTGGTGCGGTCCATGTTGTTCATGATATCGGCGACGTAATCCACTCCGCCGAACTGGGTCATGTCAACGCTCAGGACATTGGAGAATTTATCGGAAAGGTTGTTTTCCACGATCTTGACCACGTCCGGCATGATCCGGTCCATGGTGGCGATCCGCTGGACGACATCCGCCCTCTTTTCCGGCGGAAGGTCCGCGATGACTGTCGCGGCCTGGTCCGCGCGGGCATAGGAGAGAATCAGCGCGATCGTCTGCGGATGTTCATTCTGAATGGCGGTCAGGAGGTTTTTGTAATCCGCCTTTCTCAAGAACTCAAAAGCCTTGGAGCGAAGCGACTTGGTCACCCGTTCCAGAAGCGAGCTCGCCATCTGCGCGCCGTAGGCCTTTTCCAGGACGTTGCGGGCGTACTCCACTCCCCCGTCCGTAATGACCTTCTGGGTCAGGCAAAGATTGTAAAAATCGCCGAGGATATTTTCCACTTCATCGGGCGGCAGATTGGTCGTCCGCGCGATTTCATACGTGAGCTGTTCGACTTCCTCTTCGCGGAGATATTTGTAGATTTTAGAGGCGGCGTCGGTCCCAAGCGCGATAATGACGGAAGCGGCTTTCTGTGCCCCGGTAACCTTGTGTTCAGGCATTGTCGTCCTCCCCCTTCAGCCAGCTGCGGATCAGCTGAGCCGCAATCTCCGGATTCTGGGAAGAAAATTCCTGCAGGTCCTTGCGGACCTTTTCCTCTTTTCCTCCGGTCTCCTTGCGGATCTGCTCGATGGATTCCGTGGGAATGTCGGAAACGGGGGAACGGCCCAGCCCCTCCAGGCTGATTTCTTCCCCCTGCGCCAGGTTTTTCTCAAGCTCTTTGATCCGCTTTTTCCTTCGCCTTGAAAGGAAGACGACCGTCAGGATTACGATCAGGAGGAATCCGCCGGCGCCGGCCGCGAGAATTTTCCAATCGAACGGAAGGGCGTAGCCGGCCGGCTGCGCATTGGCGGGCTGCGCGGAGCTGTAGAAATTTCTGCTCATGACGTCCACCTTGTCGGCACTGACGCCCGAGGCAAAGGCCACCGCGTTTTTCAGGTTGTTTATCTCCGTGTCCGTCATTCCGGGGTCGTTGACGATCACGGAAACGGTTACATCCTGCAGCGCCGCGGCGTCGCCCTGGACCTGTTCCTGAACCTGGCTGACAAGGTATTTATACGACGCGCTGTCTTTTGACGTGATGATGTTTCCGTTGACCGTCACGCCTGGATACGTCGTCGTCTCCGTATTGGATTCGGCCCCGGCAGCTCCGCCGGTTCCGGAGGCATCCTGGGTCACCTCGTGCTGTTCCTCGCT
This window contains:
- the fliG gene encoding flagellar motor switch protein FliG, giving the protein MPEHKVTGAQKAASVIIALGTDAASKIYKYLREEEVEQLTYEIARTTNLPPDEVENILGDFYNLCLTQKVITDGGVEYARNVLEKAYGAQMASSLLERVTKSLRSKAFEFLRKADYKNLLTAIQNEHPQTIALILSYARADQAATVIADLPPEKRADVVQRIATMDRIMPDVVKIVENNLSDKFSNVLSVDMTQFGGVDYVADIMNNMDRTNEKSIFDELGRKNAELSEEIRQKMFVFEDIVILDNMSIQRFLREVDPKDLVYALKGANKEVADTIFANMSSRSAETVRSDLEYTHNVRLRDVEEAQQRIVGVIRRLESEGELVISKGGKDEIIE